In the Salvelinus sp. IW2-2015 unplaced genomic scaffold, ASM291031v2 Un_scaffold6256, whole genome shotgun sequence genome, AGAGCGCACAGGTCGGCCGGGTGCTCACCCCCTGCTGGCTGGGGCAGAAAACCCCGTTCCACCAGGCGGCGGCGCTCCTCGGTCACGCGCAGCCACATCTGGAGACTCCCTCCATAATGGATGGAGCCGTCCAGGTTCTTCTCTCGGAGCAGGAAGCGGTAGTCCTCCCCACTGCCCAGGCCACAGCGGTTCTCTAGGGCGTTGCGGGGCCACAGCATCATCCGCTGGACGGGGCAGTCACTGGGGTTGAGGATCCACTCCTCCCCGCCGAACTCCTTCACCTCGGCTAGCACGTAGCATTTGGTACGGTCCAGGCTCAGACGCTCCAGCAGGCGCTCGATGGCCTCGGCAGCCGTGGTGCTCTTGCGGGCGCCCACGGGGCAGTAGATGGTGCCTTCGGCCAGGGCGCCTGGGTAGACGCGCAGGGTGAACTCCTGGTCCTCCAGGCGCCGCCGCATGCTGCCGCTGGCCGCGTTAGCCGCCAAATTGGCGCTAGCATAGCCACAGCCGCCATCTTGAAGACTCATCGTGGAGAAGCAGGTCCCATCAGCACTGGCTGATGCTGGGAGTTCTTCTCTGGACCGGGGGACTGACTCAGGACATTCCAGCTGAGAAGATAATTAAAATAGAGAGAGTTTAGAGGAGGCAGGCAACACAATGACATCATATATCGGCACATGATTATACCAGTAGGGACGACTATATTACGGTCATCGGCTGGCTATACTTTTGATGAAACATGAGGGGGAGTTCCATGGGAGAGGAGTTATGGGGTGAGGCGCCATGGGGAGAGGAGGTTATGAGGGAGAGCGAGGTTCCATGAGGGAAGAGGAGGTTTCTGAGAAGAGGAGCGTTCCATGAGGGAAGAGGAGGTTCCATGAGGAAGAGTGTTACGGGAAGTTCAAATGAGGTGAAGAGGAGTTCaatgaaggagaaggaggaggttcCATGAGGAAGAGGATTccatgagggaagaggagggtTCCATGGGGGAGAGGAGGTTGCAGAGGAAGAGAGGTTCATGAGGGAGAAGGAGGTTCATCGTATGGTAGGGGAAGAGGAGGGTTCAATGAGGGAAGAGGGGGTTCCATGAGGGTAGAAGGGATTCATGCGGGAAGGAGATACGCATTAAAAGATGTATGTGTCACTGTCACATGATGTAGTACAGTGTTGTGTGTCATAGTGTGTGTCATAGTCAAAATAACTAGTATCTGGTTTTCGAAAAAGTCACAAACAGATTGTAAAACCAAGAAAGCCAGATAAAAAGCACAGAGGCAGTACAGGCGTCACACATTTCTAAGCCACTGGGCCTGGTGTATCTGAGCCATGGACTGTGTGTGCTAATCCCAGTGCCRTGCCCCTGTGCCAAGATAAACAGCTGCCAGCATCCACACACAAGTGTCTCTAATGAACACACAATGGCTTAAAGAGACACCGAAGGCAACAACTtctctggttgaaaacagcatcGATGTGGCATCGATAAGAGTcagattatttgtttttgtttttcttcaaaattgactacaaagtgtaaataggataatggtcataaagtcagtctcgtccaaaacagatGTTTTCAAGGGAGCCCTGTAGAGCCGGCATTTTGGCTAAATATAACGTAAGATGAGAGGTGAATACTGAGAGACGGATAATTTATAATATTAGACTGAGTGTCTTTATCTCCATCAcatcaacgtcagtaagaccaagaaGCTGACcgcggactacaggaaacagggagggggggggggcaatctaGCTGAATCACATACCACAGATACAGACTCAAACAACTAGAAAAACACACAGAAAGGGCAGGAATTGGGCTAGAAAGGGTTTATGCTAACAGTGCTAAAGGCTAATGTGTTCATGCTAATAGCTAGTAGCAGCACATGAGGCCATGTTACAACCAGGAACAGAAATGACAGgcgtcagacagacagaagaaacaACACAAAAGTTAACGGCTTAACGCTGAAGATATTACCCTGAAAAAGCAACAATTACAATACAGTGCAGTGTGTTTCCAGGAACTATTATGGCTGTGTATAGGTTATGGTTACAGGTATAGGTTTTCATTCAGGTTAGAGAAATGAGATTGTCATCTGTGCATGGAAGTAGTCCTCAGGGGAGAGAGATCTGATCTGCTTTTCTTAAGACTGGATGTCATAAGTACTAAACCTCTGACACCCACACTTGACAGCAATACAGGCCTGGAGCCAAAAgcaccactgtgtttttgggattagtttcccctccccctccacctctctttctccctcctttctctctgagTTTGCCCTGCTTGCTCCTGCAGTTGGCAGCAGGCCAGCTGCTCTCCcaggtatctgtctgtctgtctgtctgtctgtctgtctgtctgtctgtctgtcagtggtgCTGTCTGTCAGTGGTGCTGTCTTTTTGTCTGTCTGATAAagggagagataaagggagagggagatgaatagagacagcaagagagagggagataaagggagagggagattATGACTACGGTTAATGATGGATGAGTATGTAGAGGGGATAGTGTAGGATGGTATATGTCAAGGAGTATGGACGGAGTAGGAGGGAGTGTGAGGGATATGTAAGGGAATTTTTTTACGGATATGTAGGAGTATTGTGGACATGGTATATACGTTGGTAAG is a window encoding:
- the LOC112078782 gene encoding unconventional myosin-IXAb-like, which codes for MSLQDGGCGYASANLAANAASGSMRRRLEDQEFTLRVYPGALAEGTIYCPVGARKSTTAAEAIERLLERLSLDRTKCYVLAEVKEFGGEEWILNPSDCPVQRMMLWPRNALENRCGLGSGEDYRFLLREKNLDGSIHYGGSLQMWLRVTEERRRLVERGFLPQPAGGEHPADLCALPELTERALLESLRSRFRQEKIYTYVGSILIVINPFQFLPIYNPKYVKMYDNHALGDMEPHIYAVADVAYHAMLQRRRNQCIVISGESGSGKTQSTNFLIHHLTALSQKGFASGVEQIILGAGPVLEVRL